Within Larus michahellis chromosome 5, bLarMic1.1, whole genome shotgun sequence, the genomic segment GGACATAGATTGCCAACAGAACACCACAGGCACCCATGCTGGGGCTAGCAAAGTACAACCTACTCATAAGGGTGCTGAGACAGCAATTTCTGAAGCCCACAGTATATTCCAGTAACACTAAGTTACTCAAAGTAATAAAGGAATTATATAAAAAATTGCACAACCATTTCACTGAGGAAACAGGTGTCAAAATCAGCAGATTAAATTCAGTGTAGATAAATGAGAACAATTCACACTGGGGAAAATACAAAGTCAGTCCTAAACACATAAGGACATGGGCTCGAAGTCGACCATTAATTATTTATGACTGAATTGTTGTTCTTATATAGATTCTGAAAAGGTAAGTGTAAAGGTtaggaaaaggcaaaacaagcaGGCATTATTTTTGGAAgcaatataaaacaaaacatcccattcttattattttttagatAAATCCACTGCAAATACTGTAAGTGGTTCCACCTGCTTCTCCCTCCTTGAGGAACTGGAAAAGTAAAGGACAACAAAGATGATGTAAGGTacaaaagagctttccagcaaCAAGCAACTAGAAGAAATATGACTCTTCAGTTTGAAACAGAAACAACTgaggcaggcaggaaaaaaatagaaatctacAAATTCAACAGGGACACAGAGAGAGCACAAGAGGGTGTTCTAATGTCTCGCCAAATGTGCAGGCCTCAACTAGAGCTATCAAATGGCAGATTCAAACATACCAAATTGCTGGAGGTACAAGAGTCTTCTAAGGACACATCACCACACACTTAACCTACCGTCTGCATTCACTACTTCCACTGTCTGGGACATCACACCCGGCCAGACAGAACCCTACTCTGACAAACAGGTATTGCTCCTTAGAGTAGATATACACAGTAAACACTGAaacaaattactgtttttaaCTAGCTTTCAGTTCTAATTTACCGGTttgaagaaaaggggaaaaaaggtcttttaaaaatatgactttaAGGCAACCAGCACTTCACTCTAGTCCTATAGCAACAGCAGTACTGAAAACACAGTTTGTATTGCAACGTTCACAAAAATTACTTAGTGGCATACCAAGCTTCTTCTGAGGGTGTTATTCCaggttttaaacacaaatataaacTAGAAATGCCATGGCTAATAACTTATTTAACAGTTCCCTTACCCCAAAAAACAAGGCATAATAATAATTAGGGTCAGAACTCACtaagaggaatttatttttagtctCTTAATTTTGGCTTCTGGTCAAGATATGTCAGACAGGCTTTGCCTGTAAAATACTAAGGAAAGGTATGGGCAGCAGCCAAGTTACTGACGTACTACTACTTGACTAGTAAAAATGGGAGTACCAGCTGTCCTTCCTCACCTTCAGTGCCCTCGGAAAAAATTCATCTATTCTCTGGCCAATTCCTCCTATCAAAGAGAAACGTAATTAGCAATTATATTTTTGGTGTGAAGACACATATGACACATAACTTTTCACAGCAAATAACACCACGTATCTACAAAGAGATAACAGTAAGATAAGGACTCCTGAAAGGACTACCTTTAGTGATAATTATATTCAACACAGCCAACTATAAAACCCCCTGAATATACAACCATTCCTtgtattatttctcaatacataCCTGCGAGAAGCTTGAACACGCACTGTTCTCTGGAACAAAGACAAAATTTCTCAGCTgcacaaatgaagaaaatctcaGACTTTAAAGACTCAAAGTTATCATCAGTGAGatctctttctgttcttcagtttctGCCAAGACGGGAAGTAATTTCAAAAGTTGAATCAACATCTGGATCATGATGCAATGAACACTGGAGCTAAGAAGTGAAGGTCCTAAACCACATTGATAGTTTTCTTCACAGCTGATAAAAACATCAATTACCAAAAATTACTTGATCTCAATAGAAAAGCCCGAGGTCAAATTTTTGGTAATTTTTCAGCAAGAGAGGAACACTCAGGATCATTTACAGCTGAATAATTACTCTGCTTCAAAAGctgctttgaataaaataaatggcTATTTTATTGACTATACATACATGTTAAAGAGCATCAACATAAGCGTTGAACTGAGTGTTTAAGAAGATATAGAGGAAAACACCTTGACTTCACGCTCTGGATGTGATAAGTGTTTTCTAAACATCTACTGAGTCAGTGAAAGTCTTTTATGCGGCAAGGTCTGCAACTGTACTGTTCACCAGTGTATGTGCAGCTCCAACGCAGAATATTACAGAATTAGCAACTCCAATGACCAACCAACAGTCCTTCAATGTATACACGCCAAGGGCTACTGCATTAAATGAGTGCTGTACATACATTCAAGGATGGAACTGAGCAGGTTTTGTCTTTATGAAAAACACATCGCATGTAATTAAATCTCCTAAAGGCAATTCAGGTATGCTGCAGATTTAGAAGCTCCTAGCTTTGTAGTCTTagctacaaacaaacaaaaaccaaagaaaattccTTGGCACTTTGTAGGGACTAACtgataagaataaaaaattatgcAGTTTGCAATCTTTGCCCTACATGAAAAACTTGATGCAATCTTACTTGCCAACCAATAAACACACCTCCACACTTTATTAACCTTTGTGTAACattataattcaaataaaatctCCACTCTATCCCAAATTGGAAAAcatgattttataaaaatatagtGCTTTAAAAATTTATCAGCATGTTATTTAAAACTATACCAAAACCAGATCTTTTTCAAATTGTTACATACACAGACTTCATAATATCAAATGGACTCTTTTGGGTAGCTAAATGTACATGCTGGACTTTACCACTGATGAATTTGTCCTCTGACTAAACAGTATCAAGTCATTTTCATACATCAATCTTCAACTAACCTCCACCCACGCCCTTTAAttagtatatatttatatattaccATCATGACATTTAAGTGGGTACTTATTCAAGGTAGTATTTAAGTCAGAAGCTGCAAGCCTCCATCTACAACTAGAGTACTCCCTGTAACATAAGGGGACTCTAGAAGAAAGACAACAGCTTGTGCAACTTCACGAGGCTCTCCAAATCTTCCAAGGAGAATTGCTTTCTTCAACCGATCTTCTTCCAAATGAGCAGTCATCTCCGTGTGAATAAAGCCTAAGAGAGGAGAGAGATTTGAAGAGTTACCTAACCTTCAACTAAATTTCTCTAGCGGATTTTCCCTAGAATCCTCCAAAGTGAAATCTACTAGCAGGATTCAGCACCAGCTACCATTCTTCAAAGTCTCAGAATTTAGTCCACATCATTTTATAGCTGAGACCTAACCATTTTTTTACCTAACCAATAAAACGTCTTCCAGTTTTGGAAGCATTgatgtaataataaaaaagcaaagatcTATggaagtccattaaaaaaaaggtaactaaAATTGGGTCCCAAAAGCATATTTAATATAACTTTCCTGAAAGACAAAATACAGTCATTTCACCAAAACATTCTCAATAGAAACAAGAGTATGAAATCTCTGTCAAGAAACCCCTACAGCTTGCAAGCGTTTCcattatatttcagaaattatgcCAGCACTTGCATAATTTCTATTACAGCACTCATCTGAAGGATATTTCTTGACATTTTTGAAGGACATTTCTTTACAGTTATCTGTTTTCTGAGGTTCAGTTTTCCCACTGCTGCACTTCTCTTCACATAAGCTGCAGCTTCATAAAGAGCCGATCATCTCTGCTTTCTAGCTGTCACCAAGAAGAGAAAGTCTCAGTTTTGCTTTCTACTGTACAACTCTGCCCCTTTATGATGGCTCTGGACCCTTCGGTGTGCTGCTCAACTCACTAAAcgataaaaagtatttttcctgcCTAGTTCACAAACTGGTTCATGTAGAGGTCTGAGAGGCATTAGAGCTAGCACAAGGTGAGCAGCAGAGTACACAGTTATGAGTGGAAAAAGTCAGAAAAGACATAAGGATTTTTCCTTAAAGGGTGATGGTTTGCTTGGGCCAGATCGTCTTGTGAAATCACAGCCTTGTCCTCACAGAACTCCTTCCAGACTCTCTCCTTTTACTACAGGGATAGACAGGCATGCTTTCATGCCAGCTTGTCGTGGTCTTTCGTGTTTCTCTAATAACAAATAAGCATTCTCTAGCAGGAGACGAGGGTAGCTATCTATATAATTAGTTCTTCCATCTGCAAGGACAGCAGGTTTTGAAggaggagcaaagaaaaaaaaaaagatatttattatGTAATAATGGATAAAGTGTAAGACACACTCTGCCAAATTTCTCAGTGTTCCCTTATAAAGACTGAAGGTTTTGTAAAAGAACATATTAtacttttaactgaaaaaaaaagagattaaaaacattTACTTACAAAAGTTGAAGAAAATAATAGCACTTTGTACTTTCAGAGTACAGCAAATATCCATCAGTCTTGATGATCACGTATTGCAACACTCAAGGATGTAGGAACTTCCCAAAAACTAACCTGGAGCAACCACGTTGACTCGGATTTGCTTTTTTGCTACTTCTTTAGCAAGGGAGCGTGAAAATCCAACTAATCCTGCTTTGGTAGCACTGTATACACTTTGACCAGAGTTGCCTTTAATTCCTACAATGCTtcctaaaataaagaaacatcAAAGAGAATAAAAGATTAAATGACTAATTTGAAACCTTGTACTAGCTTTATCATGTAAGTTTTAAATTTGGAATGGAAAATGAGATTACAAGAAAAGGAATTAAGTATATTACTAAATGTACTTTATAGCCTACTGCTGGGATAAGCAAATCCCTCAGTTATCTATGATTTTTGTGGAATCCATGTATCTATGTTGACCAACAGGCACGAGAAGAGTAAAATaaagagctttcaaaaaaaatacacttggaaaggagaaaaaaaaaagaaaaaaaagaaaccaactgtACCTATTTGATTCTTAGTTAATAACTAGCAGCTGGTAGATTTAGCTACTGAAAGAGCTGATAATGaatgatgaaattatttttttcaataaaatatacTCTGAGGTGTTTATTACCGAAACAAGCTGGTTTTACATTTAGAAGTTGCTGAAATTACACAAAAGAATAAGCATTCATAAAGAAATGCTGAACACAGAACgtgtaaatacaaagaaaatagtCAATTGTAACAAGTAACATTTCAACATGTTATACCTGTTAAACCTTTCTAGAaaaatattagaatcatagaattgcctaggttggaaataCACAGAATTCCACTGGATTAGACAAGAAACTTACCTATATTGACAATAGCACCTCCCTGTTGTTGAATCATGCTTTTTACAGCAGCTTTGCATGTCAACATTGTTCCCAAAAGGTTAGTGTGAATCTGAGCTATCATATCTTCAGTCTTGGTTCTCAGTAACAAACCATCCCTGATAAACAGACCAAAAAACCCGAAAGAACTCACTGAACAATACCAATGATCACATTTACTCATAATAAAACATGACTGATGAATGGAATATTAATGGGCATTTATATGGTTCTATACATTCTAGCCTTCAAAATGATGACATTGCATGGATGACACATAGAAGGAAAGAAGTTAGCTATGCTTCTGGCAACAAAGCCTCCTTTGCAGAGAGGCATCAAACACTGTTTTGGACCGTTTCAGGGGGAAGAAGTAGAAGAaagaggagtagaggggcaacTCAAACTCAGAATGCAGGAACTACAGCTATATCATCTGTTAGAATTTTACTTTCGTCAGGAACAAAATATTGGTGAGCACTTAATACTGTCTTCAGATGTACTCATTAACAATACTCTCACTAAATACAAAGGCCATTAGCACCTTACAAGAAGATGCAGTCATCCAGAACTACATACAGTCTTGTAATGAATAACTAACCTGTTGATCCCAGCTGCATTAACCAAGTAGTTGATAGGACCTAAATTCCTCTGCACCTCCTCAAAAGTATTTCGGACTTCTTGTTCGCTGGATACATCACAGCTAAATGCCAGGTGTCCTGCTGTATCAAAATAAAGGTACATCATGATAACAGTAAAAGATGGTACACCATTCATAAACCTTCTCCAGAATTTATCAAGTCAATTGCAAAACCAGATGTTGAACTAGTTGTAACTTGA encodes:
- the CBR4 gene encoding 3-oxoacyl-[acyl-carrier-protein] reductase isoform X1, coding for MGKVCAIFGGSRGIGKAVAELLAQKGCRLAIIARNLEVAQTTAHNLGAGHLAFSCDVSSEQEVRNTFEEVQRNLGPINYLVNAAGINRDGLLLRTKTEDMIAQIHTNLLGTMLTCKAAVKSMIQQQGGAIVNIGSIVGIKGNSGQSVYSATKAGLVGFSRSLAKEVAKKQIRVNVVAPGFIHTEMTAHLEEDRLKKAILLGRFGEPREVAQAVVFLLESPYVTGSTLVVDGGLQLLT
- the CBR4 gene encoding 3-oxoacyl-[acyl-carrier-protein] reductase isoform X2, with the translated sequence MGKVCAIFGGSRGIGKAVAELLAQKGCRLAIIARNLEVAQTTAHNLGGHLAFSCDVSSEQEVRNTFEEVQRNLGPINYLVNAAGINRDGLLLRTKTEDMIAQIHTNLLGTMLTCKAAVKSMIQQQGGAIVNIGSIVGIKGNSGQSVYSATKAGLVGFSRSLAKEVAKKQIRVNVVAPGFIHTEMTAHLEEDRLKKAILLGRFGEPREVAQAVVFLLESPYVTGSTLVVDGGLQLLT